The Bradyrhizobium ottawaense genome window below encodes:
- a CDS encoding PAS domain-containing protein, with protein MKHPSSRAFFAYWDKKRGAARAPDRADIDPAAVRGLLGDIFVLSCEPNLGFPFRVAGTRVCALAGCDLKDQSFAALFTAASRGEIEEITTIVADETLGAIAGITAAREDGSKAYLELLLLPFNARPHTPVSVTGVLAPFDDECGALSTFTLTSWRYLHQPEKLLPRAIRKLQIARGLMVYEGLR; from the coding sequence ATGAAACATCCGTCGAGCCGCGCGTTCTTCGCGTATTGGGACAAGAAGCGCGGCGCCGCTCGGGCTCCTGATAGGGCCGACATCGATCCGGCCGCGGTCCGCGGCCTGCTCGGCGACATTTTTGTCCTCTCCTGCGAGCCCAATCTCGGCTTTCCCTTCCGCGTCGCGGGCACGCGCGTCTGTGCGCTCGCGGGGTGTGACCTCAAGGACCAGAGCTTTGCGGCGCTGTTCACGGCCGCGAGCCGCGGCGAGATCGAGGAGATCACGACCATCGTCGCCGACGAGACGTTAGGTGCGATCGCCGGCATCACGGCCGCGCGCGAGGACGGCAGCAAGGCCTATCTCGAGCTGTTGCTGCTGCCCTTCAACGCCCGCCCGCACACGCCGGTGAGCGTGACAGGCGTGCTCGCGCCGTTCGACGACGAATGCGGCGCGCTTTCAACCTTCACCCTCACCTCCTGGCGCTATCTGCACCAGCCGGAGAAGCTGCTGCCGCGCGCGATCCGCAAATTGCAGATCGCACGCGGGCTGATGGTGTATGAGGGGCTGAGATAG
- a CDS encoding DJ-1/PfpI family protein, translated as MTWRVLALSGFGCVALLAAIGGTWLFLLPGTPARGAAPAISRDETEATLAALKPPKRERPLIAIVGINDMTETTDYLMPYGILARADVADVLTLATQPGPVTLYPALKVQPHATIAEFDAAHPDGADYVIVPAMSREDDAVALQWIRSQAGKGAIIVGVCVGAKVVANTGLLDGRQATTHWYSVRDLQKHSAIRYVADRRLVVERGVATTTGITASMPMALTLVEAIAGRARAEAVAGDIGLAEWNARHRSAAFQFTRPFALTAIANTLAFWNREQLGIALTPGIDEVSLALIADAWSRTYRSRALTFAATAEPQTSRGGLRILPDKIAADWPAKLTPPAAAGLPPARALDQTLSAIDARYGSRTADFVAMQLEYPR; from the coding sequence ATGACATGGCGCGTTCTGGCGTTGAGCGGCTTCGGCTGCGTGGCGCTGCTGGCGGCGATCGGCGGAACCTGGCTGTTCCTGCTGCCAGGCACTCCGGCTCGGGGAGCCGCGCCCGCAATTTCCAGGGACGAGACCGAGGCGACGCTTGCGGCGCTGAAGCCGCCGAAGCGCGAACGCCCGCTGATCGCCATCGTCGGCATCAACGACATGACCGAGACGACAGACTATCTGATGCCCTACGGCATCCTCGCGCGCGCCGATGTCGCCGACGTCCTCACATTGGCGACGCAGCCCGGACCCGTCACGCTCTATCCCGCGCTGAAAGTGCAGCCGCATGCGACCATCGCCGAGTTCGACGCTGCGCATCCCGACGGCGCCGACTACGTGATCGTGCCCGCGATGAGCCGCGAAGACGATGCGGTCGCCCTGCAATGGATCAGAAGCCAGGCCGGCAAGGGCGCGATCATCGTCGGCGTCTGCGTCGGCGCCAAGGTCGTTGCCAACACCGGGCTGCTCGACGGCCGGCAGGCCACCACGCACTGGTATTCGGTGCGCGATCTGCAGAAGCATTCCGCGATCCGCTATGTCGCGGACCGCAGGCTGGTGGTCGAGCGCGGCGTCGCGACGACGACCGGCATCACCGCGTCCATGCCGATGGCCCTGACCCTGGTCGAGGCCATCGCCGGCCGCGCCAGGGCCGAAGCGGTCGCCGGCGACATCGGTCTTGCGGAGTGGAACGCGCGCCATCGCAGCGCGGCGTTCCAGTTCACACGCCCGTTCGCGCTGACGGCGATCGCCAACACGCTCGCATTCTGGAACCGCGAGCAACTCGGAATCGCGCTGACGCCAGGCATCGACGAGGTCTCGCTTGCGCTAATCGCCGATGCGTGGTCGCGCACCTATCGCTCGCGTGCCCTCACCTTCGCTGCCACGGCAGAGCCGCAGACGAGCCGCGGCGGTCTCCGCATCCTGCCGGACAAGATCGCGGCCGACTGGCCGGCAAAGCTGACGCCGCCGGCCGCCGCCGGTTTGCCGCCGGCGCGAGCGCTGGACCAGACGCTATCCGCCATCGACGCGCGCTACGGCTCGCGCACGGCCGACTTCGTCGCGATGCAGCTCGAATATCCGAGATAG
- a CDS encoding DEAD/DEAH box helicase — protein sequence MSFPALTPPLARALAERNYDSPTPVQLAVLADEAAGRDLLVSAQTGSGKTLAYGLAMAKDLLGDAERFERAAAPLALIVAPTRELAMQVQRELAWIYQHAETRVVSCVGGMDPRREQRELAAGAHIVVGTPGRLCDHLRRGRLDISELKAVVLDEADEMLNLGFREDMEFILETTPETRRTLLFSATFPRGIVALAKQYQQQAFRIEVAGDEGGHADIEYRAIRIAPADAEHAVVNVLRFYEAPSALVFCSTRDHVRHLQAALLERGFSVVALSGELTQNERTMALQSLRDGRARVCVATDVAARGIDLPSLDLVIHADLPNDAEVMQHRSGRTGRAGRKGTSVLLVPPARRRRAELLLNLAGVDADWGTAPQADEIRKLDHERMKDVLFTEETTADDLVLAQALLAERSGEDIAAALARLYRARLPSPEDILDPGERSGRPRDDRGRDNVRTPRDDGRTSRGDDRPAGPRSKSGKSSPRHGMGEASVWFRANIGRRKNAEARWLLPMICRRGGIDKGDIGAIKIMDTTTEFEISERVAESFAVKIKRPDKEDNIRLEPMAGAPQQQAPAEERSHPPRRESRDSDHRERRDDRPRDKSEFKPRSKPQGERGPKFDDAPSFGKKKHKNKPGHAEPSVTPWPAKGAPGKKPKKKKHRG from the coding sequence GTGTCTTTTCCGGCCCTGACCCCGCCGCTCGCCCGCGCTTTGGCCGAGCGGAACTATGATTCACCGACCCCCGTTCAGCTCGCCGTGCTCGCGGACGAAGCCGCCGGCCGCGACCTGCTGGTTTCGGCCCAGACCGGCTCCGGCAAGACCCTCGCTTATGGCCTCGCCATGGCCAAGGATCTGCTCGGCGATGCCGAGCGGTTCGAGCGGGCGGCCGCACCGCTCGCCCTGATCGTGGCGCCGACCCGCGAGCTCGCGATGCAGGTTCAGCGCGAACTCGCCTGGATCTACCAGCATGCGGAGACACGCGTCGTCTCCTGCGTCGGCGGCATGGATCCGCGCCGCGAGCAGCGCGAGCTTGCCGCGGGCGCTCACATCGTCGTCGGCACGCCCGGCCGGCTATGCGATCATTTGCGCCGCGGCCGTCTCGACATCTCGGAATTGAAAGCGGTCGTCCTCGACGAGGCCGACGAGATGCTCAATCTCGGCTTTCGCGAGGACATGGAGTTCATCCTCGAGACCACGCCGGAGACGCGCCGCACCCTGCTGTTCTCGGCGACCTTTCCGCGCGGCATCGTCGCGCTCGCCAAGCAATATCAGCAGCAGGCGTTCCGGATCGAAGTCGCCGGCGACGAAGGCGGTCATGCCGATATCGAGTACCGCGCCATCCGGATCGCACCCGCCGATGCCGAGCATGCGGTCGTCAACGTGCTGCGCTTCTACGAGGCGCCGAGCGCGCTGGTGTTTTGCAGCACGCGCGATCACGTCAGGCATTTGCAGGCGGCGCTCCTGGAGCGCGGATTTTCCGTCGTCGCTCTGTCGGGTGAATTGACGCAGAACGAACGGACCATGGCGTTGCAGTCGCTGCGTGACGGCCGCGCGCGCGTTTGCGTCGCCACCGACGTTGCCGCCCGCGGTATCGACCTGCCGAGCCTCGACCTCGTCATTCATGCCGACCTGCCCAACGACGCCGAGGTGATGCAGCACCGCTCGGGCCGAACCGGGCGCGCCGGACGCAAGGGGACCAGCGTCCTGCTGGTGCCGCCCGCCCGCCGGCGTCGCGCAGAGCTGCTGCTCAATCTCGCAGGTGTCGATGCCGACTGGGGCACGGCGCCGCAGGCGGACGAAATCCGCAAGCTCGACCATGAGCGCATGAAGGACGTGCTGTTCACGGAGGAGACGACGGCGGACGATCTGGTGCTGGCCCAGGCGCTGCTGGCCGAGCGGTCGGGCGAGGATATCGCAGCTGCCTTGGCGCGGCTTTATCGCGCGCGGCTGCCGTCGCCCGAGGACATCCTCGATCCCGGCGAGCGCAGCGGCCGGCCGCGCGATGATCGCGGTCGGGACAATGTTCGCACGCCGCGCGACGATGGCCGCACCTCACGCGGCGACGATCGCCCTGCGGGGCCGCGATCGAAATCAGGCAAATCCTCGCCGCGTCACGGCATGGGAGAGGCCAGCGTCTGGTTCCGCGCCAACATCGGACGACGCAAGAATGCGGAAGCGCGCTGGCTGCTGCCGATGATCTGCCGTCGCGGCGGCATCGACAAGGGCGATATCGGCGCCATCAAGATCATGGACACCACGACCGAGTTCGAGATTTCCGAGCGGGTCGCGGAGTCTTTCGCGGTCAAGATCAAGCGTCCGGACAAGGAAGACAATATCCGCCTCGAGCCGATGGCGGGCGCGCCGCAGCAACAGGCGCCTGCGGAGGAGCGGTCACACCCGCCCCGGCGCGAGAGCCGCGACAGCGATCATCGGGAACGTCGCGACGATCGTCCACGCGACAAGAGTGAATTCAAGCCGCGCAGCAAGCCTCAGGGCGAGCGCGGGCCGAAATTCGACGATGCTCCGTCCTTCGGCAAGAAGAAGCACAAGAACAAGCCGGGTCACGCAGAGCCGTCGGTCACGCCGTGGCCCGCGAAGGGCGCGCCTGGAAAGAAGCCGAAGAAGAAAAAGCATCGCGGCTGA
- a CDS encoding CBS domain-containing protein: protein MTVRSILNTKGHQIMSVEPDAKLAAAVKLLGEKKIGAVLVMNQSRLEGILSERDIVRVLGERGAGALEEPVAQVMTRKVVTCKETDTVAELMEMMTSGKFRHLPVIDNGKVVGLISIGDIVKRRVQEYESEQEALRDYIKTA from the coding sequence ATGACGGTACGTTCCATTCTCAACACCAAGGGCCACCAGATCATGAGCGTCGAGCCCGACGCGAAGCTGGCTGCCGCGGTCAAGTTGCTCGGTGAGAAGAAGATCGGCGCGGTGCTGGTGATGAACCAGAGCCGGCTCGAGGGCATCCTGTCGGAGCGCGACATCGTCCGCGTGCTCGGCGAGCGCGGCGCCGGCGCGCTGGAGGAGCCGGTCGCTCAGGTCATGACCCGCAAGGTGGTGACCTGCAAGGAGACCGACACGGTCGCCGAGCTCATGGAGATGATGACGTCGGGCAAGTTCCGCCATCTGCCCGTGATCGACAACGGCAAGGTGGTCGGCCTGATCTCGATCGGCGACATCGTCAAGCGCCGGGTCCAGGAATACGAGTCCGAGCAGGAAGCCCTGCGCGACTACATCAAGACGGCCTGA
- a CDS encoding rhomboid family intramembrane serine protease, which produces MDSPHDSPPQDSQPGLPAAHEEAPREPVLTLPVALTAYIVLLAVIHLRVLLPAELENWTIDVFGFIPKRYDSSLLNLQIPGGSGAKVWTFVTYSLLHANLTHLGFNVLWLLPFGSALARRFGAVRFFLFLAVTAAAGALAHLVTHEHAVAPMIGASASVSGAMAAAIRFAFVRGSFLSFNRSDADTAAKVPALPLSRALRDGRVVGFLAVWFGVNIIFGVGAIGIDSETTSVAWQAHIGGFFAGLLLFALFDPVPRVRNDAADASSQDVSDRI; this is translated from the coding sequence TTGGATTCCCCGCACGATTCTCCGCCGCAGGATTCTCAGCCCGGCCTGCCGGCCGCCCATGAGGAGGCTCCGCGCGAGCCGGTCCTGACGCTGCCTGTGGCGCTGACCGCCTATATCGTCCTGCTGGCGGTGATCCATCTGCGGGTGCTGCTGCCGGCGGAGCTCGAGAACTGGACCATCGACGTCTTCGGCTTCATCCCGAAGCGATACGATTCCTCGCTGCTCAATCTGCAGATCCCGGGCGGGTCGGGCGCCAAGGTCTGGACGTTCGTCACCTATTCGCTGCTGCACGCCAATCTGACCCATCTCGGCTTCAACGTGCTGTGGCTGCTGCCGTTCGGCAGCGCGCTGGCGCGGCGGTTCGGCGCGGTCAGGTTCTTCCTTTTTCTGGCGGTGACGGCGGCGGCCGGCGCGCTCGCCCATCTCGTCACCCATGAGCACGCGGTGGCGCCGATGATCGGCGCCTCCGCCTCGGTGTCGGGCGCGATGGCAGCCGCGATCCGCTTCGCCTTCGTCCGCGGCAGCTTCCTGTCGTTCAACCGGTCGGACGCCGATACCGCAGCAAAGGTTCCGGCGCTGCCGCTGTCGCGCGCGCTGCGCGACGGGCGGGTGGTCGGCTTCCTCGCCGTGTGGTTCGGCGTCAACATCATCTTCGGCGTCGGTGCGATCGGCATCGATTCCGAAACCACGAGCGTTGCCTGGCAGGCGCATATCGGCGGCTTCTTCGCCGGCCTGCTGCTGTTCGCCCTGTTCGATCCCGTGCCGCGCGTGCGAAACGATGCTGCGGATGCGTCATCACAGGACGTTTCCGACCGTATTTGA
- a CDS encoding metallophosphoesterase family protein: MRLGVISDIHGNLAALEAVLADIKARGVDCTVNLGDCVTSPLWPKETFEALQSLALPTVRGNHDRWIEEFPDDKLSPAGLFARRALTAEQRRALHGLPSQIRLDDGILACHGTPDNDTACLLEESLDDGRFVPARREVLATRLASEPTARVVLCGHSHRQAAVQGPGDCLVLNPGSVGCPVFADIPFAANLEHRSPHARYAILTKKKRGWQVELLALEYDWDAASARALANNRPEWAQAMLTGCVK, translated from the coding sequence ATGCGATTGGGAGTCATTTCCGACATCCACGGCAACCTTGCTGCGTTGGAGGCCGTGCTGGCCGACATCAAGGCGCGTGGCGTCGATTGCACCGTGAACCTCGGCGATTGCGTCACCAGCCCTTTGTGGCCGAAAGAGACTTTCGAAGCCCTGCAATCGCTGGCGTTGCCGACCGTGCGCGGAAACCATGACCGCTGGATCGAGGAGTTTCCGGACGACAAACTCTCGCCGGCAGGCCTGTTTGCGCGTCGCGCATTGACTGCGGAGCAACGACGCGCGCTCCATGGCCTGCCCTCGCAAATTCGTCTCGACGACGGGATCCTCGCCTGCCACGGCACGCCCGACAACGATACGGCGTGCCTGCTGGAAGAATCGCTCGACGACGGCCGCTTTGTCCCGGCACGCCGCGAGGTGCTGGCGACGCGCCTCGCAAGCGAGCCGACGGCGCGCGTGGTGCTGTGTGGCCATAGCCACCGCCAGGCCGCGGTTCAGGGACCGGGCGACTGCCTGGTTCTCAATCCGGGAAGCGTTGGTTGCCCCGTCTTCGCGGACATTCCGTTTGCCGCAAACCTGGAGCACCGCTCGCCTCACGCCCGCTATGCGATCCTCACGAAGAAAAAGAGGGGCTGGCAGGTCGAGCTGCTGGCCCTCGAATATGATTGGGACGCCGCATCGGCGCGCGCGCTGGCCAACAACCGCCCCGAATGGGCGCAGGCCATGTTGACCGGATGCGTCAAATAG
- a CDS encoding VOC family protein produces MTNEQTPDRTPRASSPFNAIRAIDYTVIFVRDMAAMRRFYENILAFPLLRELSPNWIEFGLGSNTLALARPSRTAADAPTPPGSASLQLAFKVSAAEVDACADELVRQGVALVSPPTNQSFGHRTLFFRDPDGNLLEIYAEI; encoded by the coding sequence ATGACAAACGAACAGACACCCGACCGAACCCCACGCGCCTCCTCCCCCTTCAACGCCATCCGCGCGATCGACTACACCGTCATCTTCGTGCGCGACATGGCGGCGATGCGCCGCTTCTATGAGAACATCCTCGCCTTTCCCCTGCTGCGCGAGCTGTCGCCGAACTGGATCGAGTTTGGCTTGGGCAGCAACACGCTGGCGCTGGCGCGACCGAGCCGAACCGCCGCCGATGCGCCGACGCCGCCGGGCAGTGCTTCGCTGCAGCTGGCGTTCAAGGTCTCCGCGGCCGAGGTCGATGCATGCGCCGACGAACTCGTTCGGCAGGGTGTCGCGCTGGTGTCGCCGCCGACCAACCAGTCGTTCGGGCATCGCACGCTGTTCTTCCGCGACCCCGACGGCAATCTTCTGGAGATCTATGCCGAGATTTAG
- a CDS encoding MFS transporter — MKSVPYRLQFTAYVLAMMADNIEHVISYWVVFQKFHSPALAGFAVLSHWLPFLLFSVAVGGLADRFDPRRIIQCGMLLFIVASSGWGFFFITDTIQMWHAMLLLVIHGCAGVLWQTPNQLLLYDLVGPADLPSAVRLNAMARYLGILVGPAVGGIIMLTLGTSHGIIFNTLFYLPMLLWLFWAPVRDNSVAVRRFAVRGIADIVLTIRAIGTQPTLTSMTWLAGLTSFMIGNAYHAQMPGYAGDLGHGDPGVSYSVLLAADAAGAVLAAIALESWGRLKGTPRTAIMLAMLWSAALLGFATVRIYPVAIVLLFFAGFFELSFNTMAQALVQVNAPHDIRGRVVGLYNMAGLGMRAFSGITVGLFGAAIGIHWSLGLSAAVLLALLLLLQRRATRPA; from the coding sequence ATGAAGTCGGTGCCGTACCGGCTGCAGTTCACCGCCTATGTGCTGGCGATGATGGCCGACAACATCGAGCATGTGATCAGCTATTGGGTGGTGTTCCAGAAATTCCATTCGCCGGCGCTGGCGGGTTTTGCCGTGCTGTCGCACTGGCTGCCGTTCCTGCTGTTCTCGGTCGCCGTCGGCGGGCTTGCCGACCGGTTCGATCCGCGCCGCATCATCCAGTGCGGCATGCTGCTGTTCATCGTGGCATCGAGCGGATGGGGTTTCTTCTTCATCACCGACACGATCCAGATGTGGCACGCGATGCTGCTGCTGGTGATCCACGGCTGCGCCGGCGTGCTGTGGCAGACGCCGAACCAACTGCTGCTCTACGACCTCGTCGGCCCCGCCGACCTGCCGAGCGCGGTGCGGCTGAACGCGATGGCGCGCTATCTCGGCATCCTGGTCGGGCCTGCCGTCGGCGGAATCATCATGCTGACGCTCGGCACCTCGCACGGCATCATCTTCAACACGCTGTTCTATCTGCCGATGCTGCTCTGGCTGTTCTGGGCGCCTGTGCGCGACAACAGCGTGGCGGTGCGGCGCTTTGCCGTGCGCGGCATTGCCGACATCGTGCTGACCATCCGCGCCATCGGCACCCAGCCGACCCTGACGTCGATGACCTGGCTTGCCGGCCTCACCTCCTTCATGATCGGCAATGCCTACCACGCCCAGATGCCGGGCTATGCCGGCGATCTCGGTCATGGCGATCCCGGCGTCTCCTACAGCGTGCTGCTCGCGGCGGATGCGGCCGGCGCGGTGCTCGCCGCTATCGCGCTGGAATCCTGGGGACGGCTCAAGGGCACGCCGCGCACCGCGATCATGCTCGCGATGCTCTGGAGCGCGGCGCTGCTCGGCTTCGCCACAGTGCGGATCTATCCGGTTGCGATCGTGCTGCTGTTCTTCGCCGGCTTCTTCGAGCTATCGTTCAACACCATGGCGCAGGCCCTGGTGCAGGTGAATGCGCCGCACGACATTCGCGGCCGCGTCGTCGGTCTTTATAATATGGCGGGGCTCGGGATGCGGGCGTTCAGCGGCATCACCGTCGGGCTGTTTGGCGCGGCGATCGGCATTCACTGGTCGCTCGGGCTGTCCGCCGCGGTGCTGCTGGCGCTGCTGCTCCTGCTGCAGCGGCGGGCGACGAGGCCGGCGTGA
- a CDS encoding zinc-binding dehydrogenase — protein sequence MESIRVCTHAGPGSEPVIRTVPWPKVGRKAALIKVGACGVCGTDLHILKGHWPKPLPWPFTLGHELGGVIVECGEEFTEDFMSKPLKVGSKVMIPPLMPCGHCYYCIHYPQTANKCLTPVYYGRYLGFDKAPHMWGGWAEYVYVDLEMLPGTKIYKLPDDMSLRLGALSEPLTSCIRAFNRASRAGGFSWGDTVVIQGSGPIGILAVAAAKEMGAGRVICVGAPEEPRLKLAREFGAEATVNIEEIRSPQERIARVREIVGGFGADLVMDCSGHPTAGPEGIEMLRDGGTYVEMGQFTDAGSIDTSWHRICTKDLNVLGSWGFTGNDLPLGVDMLYRTAGKYPWLKMQTIYPFTEEGVAQAVKDAMAMKTVKSTIVPWPELVE from the coding sequence ATGGAATCCATTCGCGTCTGCACCCATGCAGGGCCGGGCTCAGAGCCCGTCATCCGCACCGTGCCGTGGCCGAAGGTCGGCCGCAAGGCCGCGCTGATCAAGGTCGGCGCCTGCGGGGTCTGCGGCACTGATCTGCATATCCTCAAGGGACATTGGCCGAAGCCGCTGCCCTGGCCGTTCACGCTCGGCCACGAGCTCGGCGGTGTCATCGTCGAATGCGGCGAGGAGTTCACCGAGGACTTCATGAGCAAGCCGCTCAAGGTCGGATCAAAAGTGATGATCCCGCCGCTGATGCCCTGCGGCCATTGCTATTACTGCATCCATTATCCGCAGACCGCGAACAAATGCCTGACGCCGGTCTATTACGGCCGTTATCTCGGCTTCGACAAGGCGCCGCACATGTGGGGCGGCTGGGCCGAATATGTCTATGTCGATCTCGAGATGCTGCCGGGCACCAAGATCTACAAATTGCCCGACGACATGTCGCTGCGCCTCGGTGCTCTCTCCGAGCCGTTGACCTCCTGCATCCGCGCCTTCAACCGCGCCAGCCGCGCCGGTGGTTTTTCCTGGGGCGACACGGTGGTGATCCAGGGATCGGGCCCGATCGGCATTCTGGCGGTCGCGGCTGCGAAGGAGATGGGGGCAGGGCGCGTGATCTGCGTCGGTGCGCCCGAGGAGCCGCGGCTCAAGCTGGCGCGCGAGTTCGGCGCGGAGGCGACCGTCAACATCGAGGAGATCAGATCGCCGCAGGAGCGCATCGCGCGTGTGCGCGAGATCGTCGGCGGCTTCGGGGCTGATCTGGTGATGGACTGCTCGGGGCACCCCACCGCCGGCCCCGAAGGCATCGAGATGCTGCGTGACGGCGGCACCTATGTCGAGATGGGCCAGTTCACCGATGCCGGCTCGATCGACACCTCGTGGCACCGCATCTGCACCAAGGACCTCAACGTGCTCGGGTCCTGGGGCTTCACCGGCAATGACCTGCCGCTCGGCGTCGACATGCTCTATCGCACGGCGGGCAAATATCCCTGGCTGAAGATGCAGACGATCTATCCGTTCACGGAGGAAGGCGTCGCGCAGGCGGTGAAGGACGCCATGGCGATGAAGACGGTGAAGTCGACCATCGTGCCGTGGCCCGAATTGGTGGAATAG
- a CDS encoding GIY-YIG nuclease family protein has product MPTAFFVYILASQRNGTLYVGVTNDLARRMAAHKAKRVPGFTKQYGVTLLVYFESYESILEARAREHSLKRWRRAWKLKLIEDLNPDWRDLTEDLNSLAN; this is encoded by the coding sequence ATGCCAACCGCATTCTTCGTCTACATCCTCGCAAGCCAGCGAAACGGCACATTGTACGTCGGCGTCACCAACGACCTCGCGCGCCGGATGGCCGCACACAAGGCGAAGCGCGTCCCCGGGTTTACGAAGCAATACGGGGTCACGTTGCTGGTCTATTTCGAGAGCTACGAGTCCATCCTCGAAGCGAGAGCGCGCGAGCATTCGCTGAAGCGATGGCGGCGCGCCTGGAAGCTCAAGCTGATCGAAGACCTCAATCCGGACTGGCGCGACCTGACGGAAGACCTGAACTCGCTGGCAAACTGA
- a CDS encoding cupin domain-containing protein, which translates to MTGSISLADKLATFEDHWSPRTVTTFNDCDVMVVKVKGEFTWHRHEDTDDFFLVLKGNLDIELRDRTVTLGPGELYVVPKGVEHRPVAREEVHLLLIEPTGTPNTGDKATAAKRKLA; encoded by the coding sequence ATGACAGGTAGCATATCGCTCGCCGACAAGCTCGCGACCTTTGAGGATCATTGGTCGCCGCGCACGGTCACGACCTTCAACGATTGCGACGTGATGGTGGTGAAGGTGAAGGGCGAGTTCACCTGGCACAGGCACGAGGACACCGATGATTTCTTTCTCGTCCTGAAGGGCAATCTGGACATCGAGTTGCGGGATCGCACGGTGACGCTTGGTCCGGGCGAACTCTACGTCGTGCCCAAAGGCGTCGAGCATCGCCCGGTGGCGCGCGAGGAGGTTCATCTCCTGCTCATCGAGCCGACCGGCACGCCGAATACCGGGGACAAGGCAACCGCAGCAAAGCGCAAGCTCGCATAG
- a CDS encoding GNAT family N-acetyltransferase codes for MSKPHWRPAHASDLPAISAIAAQIHPALPESPEVLAEKMRLYPDGCRVLVAGDEIAGYGLAHPWKQYRIPPLDGLLARLPDDADCLYVHDVAVLPDFRGGVVRPYVADVEQLARASGIATLALVSVYATRPLWQRLGFRPVTADAALRAKLASYGEGSTYMLRDLTAV; via the coding sequence ATGAGCAAGCCGCACTGGCGTCCCGCGCACGCATCCGACCTGCCCGCGATCAGCGCGATCGCGGCGCAAATTCATCCTGCTCTTCCTGAGAGCCCCGAGGTGCTCGCGGAGAAGATGCGGCTCTATCCCGACGGATGCCGCGTGCTGGTCGCGGGCGACGAGATCGCCGGCTACGGTCTCGCGCATCCCTGGAAGCAATACCGGATCCCGCCGCTCGACGGCTTGCTCGCACGACTGCCTGACGATGCGGATTGCCTCTACGTCCATGACGTCGCGGTCCTGCCCGACTTTCGCGGCGGCGTCGTGCGCCCCTATGTTGCTGATGTTGAACAGTTGGCGCGTGCGTCAGGCATCGCAACGCTCGCGCTGGTCTCGGTCTATGCCACGCGGCCGCTGTGGCAACGTCTCGGCTTTCGGCCCGTCACGGCGGACGCGGCACTGCGCGCAAAGCTGGCATCCTATGGCGAAGGCTCGACGTACATGCTGCGCGACCTTACCGCGGTGTAA
- a CDS encoding DUF5680 domain-containing protein, whose protein sequence is MPSIPHDLAAFLVEAKRRTYAGLDDDATVAAPLLAGSKQLEHRAPPYAYRDIYFGMGFFVGQETVSRDDRVIWSMSYSGGARAEITDRDTFLAIYKFLRHALLAVSVEQPYRGPRRFEQAGMLYRNEVEGALDRFHGVETIARQDGTQLYELRFSGGLLR, encoded by the coding sequence ATGCCGTCGATCCCGCACGATCTCGCGGCGTTCCTGGTCGAGGCCAAGCGGCGCACCTATGCCGGCCTCGACGACGACGCGACGGTGGCCGCGCCGCTGCTCGCCGGCTCAAAACAGCTCGAGCATCGCGCGCCGCCTTACGCTTATCGCGATATCTATTTCGGGATGGGATTTTTCGTCGGGCAGGAGACCGTCTCCCGGGACGACCGCGTCATCTGGTCGATGAGTTACAGCGGTGGCGCCCGTGCCGAGATCACGGACCGGGACACTTTCCTCGCGATCTACAAATTCCTGCGTCACGCGCTGCTGGCTGTGAGCGTCGAGCAGCCATACCGCGGACCGCGCCGGTTCGAACAGGCGGGGATGCTCTACCGCAACGAGGTCGAAGGCGCGCTCGATCGTTTTCATGGGGTCGAGACGATTGCGCGGCAGGATGGCACGCAGTTGTATGAGCTGCGCTTCAGTGGCGGCTTGCTGCGATAG